One Clostridium novyi NT genomic window carries:
- the xerD gene encoding site-specific tyrosine recombinase XerD gives MEEYLKQYIEDMRKKELSKNTIEAYNRDIIKFCKFLKEREEDILDADMVSIMAYVQTLKKEKKADSSIIRSIVSIRNFYKYLIRMGKDVDNPLINYEVPKNKRTIPEILTVDEVEKFLNAPDCSEYKGIRDKAMLELMYATGMKVSELLRVTIFDINLKLCYVKCKGVKDKERIIPIGSYAVNCLNEYLNVRDKMSAANSETLFCNLRGGKMTRQGFWKIVKKYAKDAGINKKIDSYTLRHSFAVHLLQNGADIKSVQELLGHNTIATTQIYSSISKQNKIVDVYKKAHPRA, from the coding sequence ATGGAAGAATATTTAAAACAGTATATAGAGGATATGAGAAAAAAAGAATTAAGTAAAAATACAATAGAAGCATATAACAGGGATATAATAAAATTCTGTAAATTTTTAAAAGAAAGAGAAGAAGATATATTAGATGCTGATATGGTAAGTATAATGGCATATGTACAAACTTTAAAAAAAGAGAAAAAAGCAGATAGCTCAATAATAAGAAGCATAGTTTCTATAAGAAATTTCTATAAGTATTTAATTAGAATGGGTAAGGACGTAGATAACCCATTAATTAATTATGAAGTTCCAAAAAACAAGAGAACCATTCCTGAAATATTAACTGTAGATGAAGTTGAAAAGTTTTTAAATGCTCCAGATTGCAGTGAATATAAAGGTATAAGGGATAAGGCAATGTTAGAGCTTATGTATGCTACAGGAATGAAAGTGTCCGAGCTTTTGAGAGTAACTATTTTTGATATTAATTTAAAATTGTGTTATGTAAAGTGTAAAGGGGTAAAGGACAAAGAACGTATAATTCCAATAGGAAGTTACGCTGTAAATTGTTTAAATGAATATTTAAATGTAAGAGATAAGATGAGTGCAGCAAATTCTGAGACATTGTTTTGTAATTTAAGAGGGGGAAAAATGACAAGACAAGGATTTTGGAAAATAGTTAAAAAGTATGCAAAGGACGCGGGTATAAATAAAAAGATAGATTCCTATACTTTAAGACATTCATTTGCTGTTCATTTATTACAAAATGGTGCGGATATAAAGTCTGTGCAAGAACTTTTGGGACATAATACCATAGCAACCACTCAAATTTACTCTAGTATATCAAAACAAAATAAAATAGTTGATGTTTATAAAAAGGCGCATCCAAGGGCTTAA
- a CDS encoding D-alanyl-D-alanine carboxypeptidase family protein, with translation MKIRNKVLICLFLVVTLMSQICVVNVMAAENTALDVEAKAGLLMEPTTGKIIFEKNVHEKFAPASVTKIMTMLLTMEAVDSGKIKLTDTVVVSENAKKMGGNGSSSMLLDTGEVRTVEDLLKGVAIASGNDAATALAEYIGGSESSFVEMMNKRAQELGMKDTTFKNCHGLSKEGHLTSAYDISIMSRELLKHKKILKYSGTYMETISEGRKQPIELVNHNKLVRFYKGCDGLKTGFTNEAKYCISATAVRDNIRMLAIIVGAPTYKIRNRDASMLMNYGFSKFESKKVVAKDSDVEKITLDKKGEKFFFAKAKDDLNLVLERGTKNKITKKCVLDKGKKEYKRGEIIGNCEVYVNDKLLGKVPVYSDRDIKTYGILDSIKYNIMNLFDNAI, from the coding sequence ATGAAAATAAGAAATAAAGTTTTAATTTGTTTATTTTTGGTAGTAACTCTTATGAGTCAAATTTGTGTAGTGAATGTAATGGCAGCGGAAAATACTGCGTTAGATGTTGAAGCAAAGGCAGGACTTTTAATGGAGCCTACTACTGGAAAGATAATATTTGAAAAAAATGTGCATGAAAAGTTTGCACCAGCATCTGTAACAAAAATAATGACTATGCTTTTAACTATGGAGGCTGTTGATTCAGGAAAAATAAAATTAACTGATACAGTTGTGGTAAGTGAGAATGCTAAAAAAATGGGCGGAAATGGAAGCAGTAGCATGCTACTTGATACTGGAGAAGTTAGAACAGTAGAGGATTTATTAAAGGGGGTTGCCATTGCTTCAGGAAATGATGCAGCAACAGCTCTTGCTGAATATATAGGTGGAAGCGAATCAAGTTTCGTTGAAATGATGAATAAAAGAGCACAAGAACTAGGCATGAAAGATACAACTTTTAAAAATTGTCATGGATTATCAAAAGAGGGCCATTTAACTAGTGCATATGATATTTCAATTATGTCTCGTGAACTTTTAAAGCATAAAAAAATATTAAAATATAGTGGAACATATATGGAAACTATATCTGAAGGAAGGAAACAACCAATAGAACTCGTAAACCATAATAAGCTTGTTAGATTTTATAAAGGTTGTGATGGATTAAAAACAGGATTTACAAATGAAGCTAAGTATTGTATTTCAGCTACAGCTGTTAGAGATAATATAAGAATGCTTGCAATAATAGTGGGAGCTCCTACTTATAAAATAAGAAATCGTGATGCTAGTATGCTTATGAATTACGGATTCTCAAAATTTGAGTCTAAAAAGGTAGTAGCAAAAGATAGCGATGTTGAGAAAATTACTCTAGACAAAAAAGGAGAAAAATTCTTTTTTGCAAAGGCTAAAGATGATTTAAATTTAGTTTTAGAAAGAGGAACAAAAAACAAAATAACTAAAAAGTGTGTATTGGATAAAGGTAAAAAAGAATATAAGAGAGGAGAAATTATAGGCAATTGCGAGGTTTACGTAAATGATAAACTTTTAGGTAAAGTTCCAGTATATAGTGATAGGGATATAAAAACTTATGGAATTTTAGATAGTATAAAATATAATATAATGAATCTTTTTGATAATGCAATATAA